Proteins found in one Arachis stenosperma cultivar V10309 chromosome 8, arast.V10309.gnm1.PFL2, whole genome shotgun sequence genomic segment:
- the LOC130945870 gene encoding uncharacterized protein LOC130945870 — translation MDDSSSTPQKQQDPLPMSIDPTTTTSPLRGSRTRLADRLLEPEIRRNPPCDGGGPRREEGHRRRSRRHCHLPESLGSRGGAPSLTFGTRRTLWRKRLENLESEGTQCGPRRKIKPGAPTTFNPISSKYALTFRFLMFETFDDSCDYISWLVLRFWLFFFIFLDENYVNLWRIRSYYYLGREGEEEEEEEENGGDLERVGQVISDLIMWKDVAKSTLWFGFGSLCLLSSCFSKGLNFSIFSAMSQLAIVFLGVSFVLNTICQRNQVEKKREFKLKEDDILHLAKLILPTLNLTISVTRELFSGEPSMTLKVAPFLLLGAEYGHFITIWRLCAIGFLISFTAPKLYSCYTEKINQRADRFTLWLLDIWCTCTHKKKLVVSALMAFWNLSSIKTRIYTGSKSNPNDITGKC, via the exons ATGGATGATTCTTCTTCTACACCACAGAAACAACAAGACCCTCTTCCCATGTCAATCgaccccaccaccaccacttCGCCCCTCCGCGGGTCCAGGACACGCCTTGCCGACCGCCTTCTGGAACCGGAGATTCGCCGGAACCCGCCGTGCGACGGAGGAGGGCCAAGGCGGGAAGAGGGGCACAGGCGGCGGTCGCGGCGGCACTGCCATCTCCCAGAAAGTCTCGGAAGCCGAGGAGGCGCTCCGAGCCTGACGTTCGGGACGAGAAGGACGCTATGGCGGAAGAGGCTGGAAAACCTAGAAAGCGAAGGAACACAGTGCGGTCCAAGAAGGAAAATCAAACCCGGTGCTCCCACCACCTTCAATCCCATTTCCTCCAAGTATGCCCTAACGTTTCGGTTTTTGATGTTTGAAACGTTTGATGATTCTTGTGATTACATTTCGTGGCTGGTTTTGCGTTTCTGGttgtttttcttcatttttctagACGAAAATTATGTTAATCTGTGGAGAATCAGATCATACTATTATCTTGGAA gagaaggagaagaagaagaagaagaagaagagaatggagGTGATTTGGAGCGTGTTGGGCAGGTGATCAGTGATTTGATCATGTGGAAAGATGTGGCTAAATCAACCCTTTGGTTTGGTTTTGGGTCTCTCTGCCTCTTATCTTCTTGCTTTTCCAAAGGACTCAACTTTAG CATTTTCTCGGCAATGTCACAATTGGCTATTGTTTTTCTTGGTGTCTCCTTTGTCCTAAACACAATTTGCCAAAG GAACCAGGTTGAGAAAAAGCGCGAGTTCAAGCTGAAAGAAGATGACATTTTGCACCTTGCAAAATTGATTCTGCCGACTTTGAATCTCACAATTTCAGTTACAAGAGAGCTGTTTTCAGGAGAACCATCCATGACCCTCAAA GTAGCTCCTTTCCTTTTACTAGGTGCGGAATATGGACACTTTATTACAATCTGGAGGCTGTGTGCCATTG GGTTTTTAATCAGCTTCACTGCTCCGAAGCTTTATTCTTGCTACACCGAAAAGATAAACCAAAGAG CTGATCGCTTTACATTATGGTTGTTGGACATATGGTGTACTTGTACTCACAAGAAGAAACTAGTAGTATCAGCACTTATGGCTTTCTGGAATCTTTCCTCCATAAAAACTCGAATCTACACAG